A genomic region of Epinephelus moara isolate mb chromosome 23, YSFRI_EMoa_1.0, whole genome shotgun sequence contains the following coding sequences:
- the LOC126384805 gene encoding beta-2-microglobulin-like, whose amino-acid sequence MKAVVSAVLVGLLYLLPSMAKDASPIVQVYTREPGEFGKPNTLICHVSGFHPPEITIELLKNGKEIPGGNQTDLAFEENWHYHLTKHVRFTPIKGVQFACKVTHVGTTRNYEWESDM is encoded by the exons ATGAAGGCAGTTGTCTCCGCGGTTCTCGTTGGTCTGCTGTATCTTCTCCCGTCAATGGCTAAAGATG CTTCACCCATAGTTCAGGTGTACACTCGAGAACCTGGAGAGTTTGGCAAACCCAACACCCTGATCTGTCATGTGAGCGGCTTCCACCCACCAGAAATCACCATCGAGCTTCTCAAGAATGGAAAGGAGATTCCCGGAGGAAACCAGACTGACCTGGCCTTCGAAGAGAACTGGCACTACCACCTAACCAAACATGTGCGCTTTACCCCAATCAAAGGAGTGCAGTTCGCCTGCAAAGTGACTCATGTGGGAACGACCAGAAATTACGAGTGGG AATCAGATATGTAA